The following are encoded together in the Rana temporaria chromosome 12, aRanTem1.1, whole genome shotgun sequence genome:
- the AVEN gene encoding cell death regulator Aven: MERGRSRHRRGGGGRRPYRGRGSGGDREHVYRGHRGPAREHTGIPEPRNQDVENGGETAEVSEERTGGFSKRKLLSNWDRYEAAEKQEAAGGSEVLRRGEEYSVLLSSAGDSYTQFRLSEEKEWGSGTGETPGCADYKVLLTALQTLPLHITLNIEEELVQEGLPQELPHFTTMGAQPPPPRATPSSQPPLPGATPSSQPPLPGATPSSQPPLPGATPSSQPPLPGATPSSQPTTSGASPPHQTLDQELDFLLGLEAPVLEGKAESPVLDPEPKEPETPTMIDNVEEEAAKAVTAEDLEDWLDAMIA, encoded by the coding sequence ATGGAACGTGGCCGCAGTAGACACCGTAGAGGGGGCGGTGGTCGTAGGCCGTACCGGGGACGTGGCTCGGGAGGTGACCGGGAACatgtgtacagaggacacaggggaCCGGCCCGGGAGCACACAGGAATCCCGGAGCCCAGGAACCAGGATGTGGAGAATGGCGGGGAGACGGCGGAAGTGAGTGAGGAGCGGACCGGCGGGTTCTCTAAGAGGAAACTTCTCTCTAACTGGGATCGCTATGAGGCGGCGGAGAAGCAGGAGGCGGCGGGGGGCAGTGAGGTGctgaggaggggagaggaataCTCCGTACTGCTGAGCTCCGCCGGGGACTCGTACACTCAGTTCCGGCTCTCTGAGGAGAAGGAATGGGGGAGCGGGACAGGGGAGACCCCGGGGTGTGCGGACTACAAGGTTCTCCTCACAGCTCTGCAGACTCTACCCCTACACATCACCCTCAATATAGAGGAGGAGCTTGTACAGGAGGGCCTGCCCCAGGAGCTTCCTCACTTCACCACCATGggggcccagcctcctcccccAAGGGCCACACCTTCCTCTCAGCCTCCTCTCCCAGGGGCCACGCCTTCCTCTCAGCCTCCTCTCCCAGGGGCCACGCCTTCCTCTCAGCCTCCTCTCCCAGGGGCCACACCTTCCTCTCAGCCTCCTCTGCCAGGGGCCACACCTTCCTCTCAGCCTACCACCTCAGGAGCCTCACCTCCCCACCAGACCCTGGACCAGGAGCTGGACTTCTTGCTGGGTCTGGAGGCCCCTGTCTTGGAGGGAAAGGCTGAGTCCCCTGTCCTGGACCCAGAACCTAAGGAACCCGAGACACCCACCATGATAGACAACGTGGAGGAGGAGGCGGCCAAGGCTGTCACTGCTGAGGATCTGGAGGACTGGCTGGATGCCATGATTGCCTGA